Proteins encoded by one window of Desulfovibrio ferrophilus:
- the efp gene encoding elongation factor P, with amino-acid sequence MIPTSDFKNGKKIEMDGIPYEILEHQHHKPGKGGAVMRTKLRNLLNGRVIDHTFRSGEKVAKPNLETREMQYLYREGKDFAFMDMTSYEQLTITAEQAGSAGGFLVESEVVKVLLYNENPLTIDLPASVVMEIAETEPGVRGDTVSGATKPATLSSGIVVQVPLFVEQGEKIKVDTRSGNYIGREK; translated from the coding sequence ATGATTCCCACTTCTGATTTCAAGAATGGCAAAAAGATCGAAATGGATGGTATTCCTTACGAAATCCTTGAGCACCAGCACCACAAGCCCGGCAAGGGCGGCGCCGTCATGCGCACAAAGCTGCGCAATCTGCTCAATGGCCGGGTCATTGACCATACATTCCGTTCCGGCGAAAAAGTCGCCAAGCCCAATCTTGAGACCCGAGAGATGCAGTACCTGTATCGTGAGGGCAAGGACTTCGCCTTCATGGACATGACCTCCTACGAGCAGCTGACCATTACCGCAGAGCAGGCAGGCTCCGCTGGTGGCTTTCTGGTGGAGAGTGAAGTGGTCAAGGTCCTGTTGTACAATGAGAATCCCCTGACTATCGATCTTCCTGCATCCGTTGTCATGGAGATTGCCGAAACAGAGCCGGGTGTACGAGGCGACACCGTCTCCGGCGCAACCAAGCCCGCGACCCTGAGCTCAGGCATCGTCGTCCAGGTCCCACTGTTTGTGGAGCAGGGCGAAAAGATCAAGGTGGATACTCGTTCCGGGAACTACATCGGTCGCGAAAAGTAG
- a CDS encoding type II 3-dehydroquinate dehydratase — translation MAKHEILILNGPNLGHLGKRQPDIYGSQGMNDVPALVDTLLGARAKDIELSFFQANGEGELIDRLELAREQGIAGIVFNAGAYTHTSLALADCLAWIGIPCIEVHISNVWARPETIRHQSFMAAQVVGVIAGFGIDSYALAVAALLNRFERS, via the coding sequence ATGGCGAAACATGAGATTTTGATCCTGAACGGTCCCAACTTGGGGCACTTGGGCAAACGGCAGCCTGATATCTATGGCAGCCAGGGGATGAATGATGTCCCGGCGCTTGTGGACACCCTGTTGGGCGCTCGTGCAAAAGACATCGAGTTGTCCTTTTTCCAGGCCAATGGCGAAGGCGAATTGATCGACAGACTTGAATTGGCACGCGAACAGGGCATTGCCGGCATCGTCTTCAATGCCGGGGCCTACACGCACACCAGTCTTGCCTTGGCCGACTGTCTTGCCTGGATTGGCATTCCCTGCATTGAAGTTCATATTTCCAATGTCTGGGCACGCCCTGAAACCATCCGGCATCAAAGCTTCATGGCCGCTCAGGTCGTGGGGGTAATCGCTGGTTTTGGTATTGATTCCTATGCCCTGGCCGTGGCGGCACTGCTGAACCGCTTCGAGCGCAGCTAA
- the yihA gene encoding ribosome biogenesis GTP-binding protein YihA/YsxC → MSKVHFELEKTIYLMDQLAEMPASQIAMAGRSNVGKSSLINRLAGRKKLAKISSSPGKTRSLNFYMVTPGDFYLVDLPGYGYARTSKKERAQWANLIEIYIKDNDWLRAVAVLLDSRHSPQKIDLELVTFLQGIGMTIIPIMTKADKPKQRDREKVRKQWATILDGQKPLVTSAETGMGMDTAWEALRAAVAK, encoded by the coding sequence ATGAGCAAGGTTCACTTTGAACTCGAAAAAACCATCTACTTGATGGATCAATTGGCGGAGATGCCCGCGTCCCAGATTGCTATGGCCGGACGTTCCAATGTGGGCAAATCTTCGTTGATCAACCGTTTGGCCGGGCGCAAAAAACTGGCCAAGATCAGCTCGTCTCCGGGCAAGACCAGAAGTCTGAACTTCTACATGGTGACACCGGGGGATTTCTACCTGGTGGATCTGCCCGGTTACGGATACGCCCGAACTTCCAAGAAGGAACGTGCCCAATGGGCCAATCTCATCGAAATCTATATCAAAGATAATGATTGGTTAAGAGCCGTTGCCGTCCTGTTGGATTCTCGTCATAGCCCCCAAAAAATCGATCTGGAGCTAGTGACGTTCCTGCAGGGCATCGGCATGACGATTATTCCCATCATGACCAAAGCCGACAAGCCGAAGCAGCGTGATCGTGAGAAGGTTCGTAAGCAATGGGCAACCATTCTGGACGGACAGAAGCCTCTGGTGACCTCTGCTGAGACGGGGATGGGCATGGACACGGCTTGGGAGGCCCTGCGAGCAGCCGTGGCCAAGTAA
- a CDS encoding LptF/LptG family permease — protein sequence MRIRTLSQYLFKQNLFLLLTTLAAGSALYIMADLFDRLDDFLEAGLGLGTVATYFAAKLPLIISQIMPAVFLVSLVIQLCLMARSRELLALRSGGVSLAAMSRFFLAYALLWCLIQMAFSQLVGVYGQQIVRSIWSEQVRGNIVEKKVLYNIWFREGDLIVEAAQLRPAKNMAQDLSIYEMSDDRQSVKRIITAKNAFAETGKWTLHNVQVLDPVNFSVTNLPQMTLDLQQDPMTFVHIDPNVDPASLPMWQLSRVIERLDASGSNVERLRTAWHMNWSYAFSIMSMALLALALVTLSENVYLNIGLSLVLTFMYYVVYMVGATMGQKGMLLPWMGAWLGNIVFCSVAGGWLAWTMRPSGITRS from the coding sequence ATGCGAATTAGGACTCTTTCGCAATATCTGTTCAAGCAGAACCTGTTCCTGTTGCTCACCACCCTCGCTGCGGGTTCGGCACTCTACATCATGGCTGACCTGTTCGACCGGCTGGACGACTTTCTTGAGGCCGGGCTGGGGCTAGGCACTGTGGCCACCTATTTTGCGGCCAAACTCCCCTTGATCATTTCACAGATCATGCCTGCGGTCTTTCTTGTCTCCCTGGTCATCCAGCTCTGCCTGATGGCCCGGAGCCGTGAACTTCTGGCGCTTCGGTCCGGAGGGGTTTCTCTGGCCGCCATGTCACGCTTTTTTCTGGCCTATGCCTTGCTCTGGTGCCTGATTCAGATGGCATTCTCGCAGCTTGTGGGAGTCTATGGGCAGCAGATCGTGCGCAGCATCTGGTCCGAGCAGGTGCGAGGCAACATTGTTGAGAAAAAAGTCTTGTATAACATCTGGTTCAGAGAAGGCGACCTGATTGTCGAGGCTGCTCAGCTTCGGCCTGCCAAGAATATGGCGCAGGACCTGTCCATCTACGAGATGTCAGACGACCGCCAATCCGTTAAGCGCATTATTACGGCAAAAAATGCCTTCGCCGAGACCGGAAAGTGGACTCTGCACAATGTTCAGGTTCTCGATCCTGTGAATTTCTCCGTGACAAATCTGCCGCAGATGACTCTGGATTTACAGCAGGACCCCATGACCTTCGTCCATATCGACCCCAACGTGGATCCAGCCTCATTGCCCATGTGGCAGTTGTCGCGGGTCATTGAACGTCTGGATGCTTCCGGGTCCAACGTGGAGCGGTTGCGTACCGCATGGCACATGAACTGGTCCTATGCCTTTTCCATTATGTCCATGGCATTGCTGGCTCTGGCGCTTGTGACCCTCTCCGAGAATGTATACCTGAATATTGGTCTCTCGCTCGTGCTGACGTTTATGTACTACGTGGTCTACATGGTCGGAGCGACCATGGGGCAGAAGGGAATGCTTCTGCCCTGGATGGGGGCCTGGCTCGGAAATATCGTATTCTGTTCGGTGGCTGGCGGCTGGCTGGCCTGGACCATGCGTCCATCAGGCATCACCCGGAGCTGA
- the lptF gene encoding LPS export ABC transporter permease LptF, whose product MQGSRALRNSISILHRQVFKELLSLFSLTAVALLTLLLIGRMLQLRELFLSQNMGFVDIASMFLYLSPFFLLLIIPIACMLSVFLTFLRMGTDLESVALKSSGISLYQLLPAPVFFCLLCVVANMAISFWGVSWGMENFRAQVLEIARTKTQLVMQAGVFNKDFPNLTVFAQQADNTTGELTTVFVQDRTHESVKATILAPTGNVHTDSDKGEIVFHLRDGRIYRQEKGAVSVVGFGTYQVRMDLSKLLSGYDLGDIKPKEMSWEELHEANDDPATLAIDNGMFSRKVKVEIQKRLVLPLACLVLGLFALPMAASFGGLNRHWGLILALGFFLFYYTLLSLGLSLGETGTVPPIIGLWLPNVLFLIVGVVGIRMAAMERAISVAAWLSHLKLHWARRVSHAN is encoded by the coding sequence ATACAGGGGAGCAGGGCCCTGCGTAACTCCATCTCGATCCTGCATCGGCAGGTATTCAAAGAGCTGCTGAGCCTGTTCTCACTCACAGCCGTCGCGCTCCTGACGTTGCTGTTGATCGGAAGAATGCTGCAACTGCGCGAGTTGTTCCTGTCCCAGAATATGGGATTTGTCGATATCGCGTCCATGTTCCTGTATCTGAGTCCGTTCTTTTTGCTGCTGATCATTCCGATTGCTTGCATGCTTTCGGTCTTCCTGACTTTTTTGCGCATGGGGACAGATCTTGAGTCCGTAGCGCTCAAGTCATCGGGCATCAGCTTGTATCAGCTTCTGCCTGCACCCGTGTTCTTCTGCCTGCTCTGCGTTGTGGCCAACATGGCCATCAGCTTCTGGGGGGTCTCCTGGGGCATGGAGAATTTCAGGGCACAAGTGCTTGAGATTGCCCGAACCAAAACCCAGCTGGTCATGCAAGCTGGTGTATTCAATAAGGATTTCCCGAACCTGACCGTCTTTGCTCAACAGGCCGATAACACCACGGGTGAACTGACTACGGTGTTTGTTCAGGACCGGACCCACGAAAGCGTCAAGGCCACCATCCTGGCCCCCACGGGCAACGTGCATACTGATTCCGACAAGGGCGAGATTGTCTTCCATCTGCGTGATGGACGCATCTACCGTCAGGAAAAGGGAGCGGTCAGTGTGGTCGGTTTTGGCACCTATCAGGTACGCATGGACCTCTCGAAGCTGCTCTCCGGCTATGACCTGGGGGATATCAAACCCAAGGAAATGAGTTGGGAAGAACTCCATGAAGCCAACGATGATCCGGCAACTTTAGCCATAGATAACGGGATGTTCTCTCGGAAGGTTAAAGTTGAGATTCAAAAACGTCTTGTCCTGCCGTTGGCCTGTCTGGTGCTGGGTTTGTTCGCTTTGCCCATGGCGGCAAGCTTTGGCGGGCTGAACCGTCACTGGGGCCTGATCCTGGCCCTCGGATTCTTCCTGTTCTATTACACGCTGCTCTCACTGGGGCTCTCGTTGGGTGAAACAGGCACCGTCCCTCCCATAATCGGCCTCTGGCTCCCCAACGTGCTGTTCCTGATCGTGGGGGTCGTCGGCATCCGCATGGCCGCCATGGAACGGGCCATTTCCGTTGCCGCATGGCTATCGCACCTCAAGCTGCACTGGGCGAGGAGGGTAAGCCATGCGAATTAG
- a CDS encoding undecaprenyl-diphosphate phosphatase has translation MDSIFSAIILGIIEGLTEFLPVSSTGHLILTGHLLGFTGEKAATFEVVIQLGAILAVVVLYWERFLGLLKTDPERAFSGPRGIWLLILTSIPASVVGLLAHDYIKEHLFGPQTVAWALGVGALAIFVVESRRSSERIRGLDAITPALAFGIGCFQCLALWPGFSRSAATIMGGMLLGAERKTAAEYSFVAAVPIMFAATGYDMLKNYGLFSSADLPFLAVGFGVSFIAAWIAIKGFIALLGRLTLRPFAVYRLALAAAVLIFLV, from the coding sequence ATGGACTCCATATTTAGCGCAATTATCCTGGGCATCATCGAGGGGCTGACAGAATTTCTGCCGGTCTCCTCCACCGGTCATTTGATTCTGACGGGCCATCTTCTTGGATTTACTGGTGAAAAAGCCGCGACTTTTGAGGTGGTCATCCAACTCGGAGCCATTCTTGCGGTGGTCGTGCTGTATTGGGAACGATTCCTCGGCTTGCTGAAGACCGACCCCGAGCGAGCCTTTTCCGGTCCTCGCGGAATCTGGCTGCTGATCCTGACCTCCATCCCTGCCAGCGTTGTGGGGCTGCTGGCCCATGATTACATCAAGGAACACTTGTTTGGCCCTCAGACGGTTGCTTGGGCCCTTGGCGTGGGAGCCCTGGCAATCTTTGTCGTGGAAAGCAGGCGCAGCAGCGAGCGCATTCGTGGCCTGGACGCCATTACTCCGGCCCTGGCCTTCGGGATTGGTTGCTTTCAGTGTCTGGCCCTGTGGCCCGGGTTTTCCCGCTCAGCTGCCACTATCATGGGGGGCATGCTTCTGGGGGCCGAGCGAAAGACTGCAGCCGAGTATTCCTTTGTGGCGGCAGTGCCCATTATGTTTGCTGCCACGGGATATGACATGCTCAAAAACTATGGCCTCTTCAGCAGCGCAGACTTACCCTTCCTGGCCGTAGGCTTTGGTGTGTCATTTATCGCGGCCTGGATCGCCATCAAGGGGTTTATCGCCCTGTTGGGGCGGCTGACCCTTCGCCCGTTCGCCGTGTATCGGCTTGCATTGGCTGCTGCCGTGCTTATTTTTCTGGTCTAG
- a CDS encoding methyltransferase domain-containing protein codes for MKHYVIGLFFLVLSKCKYHLAKYTPKPIDRVDDCINYDFSVVSQWEEHASKYFPNYSIQDKTILELGPGADLGIATILLSKGAESYYAFDIHDLVKNVQPDFYEKLIDKIAERSDSQDTLPPDLLDTVLTYSRTGEGKINYICKNTIDFSEIKDRQIDVVFSQAAFEHLDNPQQALSLLSTKCKSGSILVAQVDLKSHSRWVRSNDPLNIYKYNDFLYNLLSHKASPNRVRPSQYQSILKDNGWGDIQIITVKSAVEPYLTTARKYIQKEFLDDHIASLSIMILARKK; via the coding sequence ATGAAACATTACGTGATCGGTTTGTTTTTTCTTGTATTGAGTAAATGCAAATACCATCTCGCCAAATACACTCCGAAGCCAATTGATAGAGTGGACGATTGCATCAATTATGATTTTTCCGTTGTCTCCCAATGGGAAGAACACGCAAGTAAATACTTTCCGAACTATTCCATACAGGACAAAACGATTTTGGAGTTGGGACCAGGCGCTGATTTAGGCATCGCCACCATTCTTCTTTCGAAGGGAGCCGAAAGCTATTATGCGTTTGATATCCATGATCTTGTCAAAAATGTTCAGCCTGATTTTTATGAAAAGCTCATCGATAAGATTGCTGAGCGATCAGATTCCCAGGATACCCTCCCCCCCGACTTACTGGATACCGTGCTTACCTATTCCCGTACCGGGGAGGGTAAAATAAACTATATTTGCAAAAACACTATTGATTTCAGTGAAATCAAAGATAGACAGATTGATGTCGTTTTCAGTCAGGCTGCTTTTGAGCATCTTGATAATCCACAGCAAGCACTTTCCCTCCTCTCGACCAAATGTAAAAGCGGGTCGATCCTTGTCGCCCAAGTCGATTTGAAGTCTCACAGCAGATGGGTTCGGAGTAATGACCCATTGAATATCTACAAATATAATGATTTTTTATATAATCTTCTTTCGCACAAGGCTTCACCAAACAGGGTACGCCCAAGCCAGTATCAATCCATCCTGAAGGACAACGGATGGGGTGATATCCAGATCATAACGGTCAAGTCCGCAGTCGAGCCGTATTTGACCACTGCACGCAAGTATATTCAGAAGGAATTCCTGGATGATCACATCGCAAGCTTGAGCATCATGATTTTGGCGCGTAAAAAATGA
- a CDS encoding SulP family inorganic anion transporter, translating into MLHSLLLRLFGHAPASIKTYRQGYSFKYLQRDLMSGVTVGIVALPLSMAFAIASGASPERGLFTAIVAGILVSLLGGTRFQIAGPTGAFVVIISGVIAHHGYTGLVMAVLLAGAILVVMGLLGLGRLLQFIPYPVTTGFTTGIGLLIFTSQIKDFLGLRIDPLPVDFLDRILACANGLQTFTPAALGIGVATLVSMILVRRYIPRIPAPFVGIVVATVMAGLWGMEIDTIGSRFGGIPAVLPHFAFPSDFTGSLRDIVPDALTIALLAGIESLLSAVVADGMTGDRHDSSTELVALGVANIGSVLFGGIPATGAIARTATNIRAGAYSPLSGIIHSLTLMGFVVACASLASRIPLASLAAVLIVVAWDMSELHRFKRLLHAPKADSGVMILTLLLTVFVDLTVAVEVGVVLAAILFMKRMSELADIHPFTPGLQDGDACGVKIGNSKVVIYEIGGPLFFGMTQRFINVMRFTRDTPDILILRMRHVPSIDATGAEALETILRKTRSQNIRVILTGVNDSVHRVLSHMGTESIIGKNNIFNNFNEAMQKLSVD; encoded by the coding sequence GTGTTGCACTCTTTGTTGTTGCGTTTATTCGGTCACGCCCCTGCGAGCATCAAAACCTACAGACAGGGCTATTCATTCAAATATCTTCAGCGAGATCTGATGTCTGGCGTTACCGTGGGCATTGTGGCGTTGCCGCTTTCCATGGCGTTTGCCATCGCTTCGGGCGCCTCGCCCGAACGCGGACTTTTCACGGCAATTGTGGCTGGCATCCTTGTGTCTCTCCTGGGTGGGACACGCTTTCAGATTGCCGGGCCAACGGGCGCATTCGTCGTCATTATTTCCGGGGTGATTGCCCATCACGGCTATACAGGTCTGGTTATGGCCGTTTTGCTGGCGGGAGCCATTCTTGTCGTTATGGGGCTGCTTGGTCTTGGCAGGTTGCTTCAGTTCATCCCGTATCCGGTCACAACGGGCTTCACCACAGGCATTGGGCTGCTCATATTCACTTCACAGATCAAGGATTTTTTGGGGTTGCGCATCGACCCTCTGCCGGTTGACTTTCTTGATCGAATATTGGCCTGTGCCAACGGACTCCAGACATTTACCCCCGCCGCTCTCGGGATTGGTGTCGCAACGCTTGTCTCAATGATTCTTGTGCGCAGGTACATACCTCGGATTCCGGCCCCGTTCGTGGGTATTGTCGTGGCCACTGTGATGGCTGGGCTATGGGGGATGGAGATTGACACCATTGGCAGCCGTTTCGGCGGTATTCCTGCCGTGTTGCCCCATTTTGCCTTTCCTTCGGACTTTACGGGATCTTTGCGAGATATTGTTCCGGACGCCCTGACCATTGCTCTGCTTGCAGGTATTGAGTCCCTTTTGAGCGCTGTTGTGGCAGACGGCATGACCGGTGATCGCCACGACTCATCCACTGAACTCGTGGCCCTTGGAGTTGCCAATATCGGCTCTGTGCTCTTTGGGGGAATTCCAGCCACCGGGGCGATTGCCCGCACGGCAACAAATATCCGCGCCGGAGCTTACTCGCCGTTATCCGGTATCATTCATTCTCTGACCTTGATGGGATTTGTGGTGGCCTGCGCCTCTCTGGCTTCACGTATTCCCTTGGCCAGTCTTGCCGCTGTGCTTATTGTTGTGGCTTGGGACATGAGTGAACTGCATCGCTTTAAACGCTTGCTGCATGCGCCAAAGGCCGATTCAGGTGTAATGATTCTGACTCTTCTGCTTACTGTTTTTGTTGATCTTACTGTTGCTGTTGAGGTTGGTGTCGTTTTAGCGGCAATTCTCTTTATGAAACGGATGAGTGAGCTCGCTGATATACATCCGTTCACCCCCGGATTGCAGGACGGTGATGCCTGTGGAGTAAAGATTGGTAATTCCAAGGTTGTCATTTATGAGATAGGTGGTCCGTTATTCTTTGGCATGACTCAACGTTTCATCAACGTCATGCGCTTTACGCGCGACACGCCAGACATTCTTATTCTTCGCATGCGTCACGTTCCGAGCATTGATGCGACAGGCGCAGAAGCGCTAGAGACCATTCTGAGAAAAACCAGATCTCAGAATATTCGAGTTATATTGACGGGAGTGAACGACAGCGTACATAGAGTTCTTTCTCACATGGGAACGGAATCAATTATTGGTAAAAATAATATTTTCAATAATTTCAATGAAGCAATGCAAAAACTTTCAGTAGACTAA
- a CDS encoding RNA recognition motif domain-containing protein, whose protein sequence is MAKSIYVGNLPWSATEEEVRTAFGNYGEVVSVKLIEDRETGRPRGFGFVEMEDQEALAAIEALDGTDFGGRSLKVNEAHPRTERRPRW, encoded by the coding sequence ATGGCTAAGAGCATTTATGTGGGCAACCTGCCCTGGAGCGCCACGGAAGAGGAAGTTCGGACCGCATTTGGAAATTACGGTGAAGTCGTATCTGTCAAGCTGATCGAAGATCGTGAGACCGGTCGTCCCCGTGGCTTCGGGTTCGTTGAAATGGAAGACCAGGAAGCACTGGCCGCCATTGAAGCACTGGACGGTACCGATTTCGGTGGCCGCTCCCTGAAGGTTAACGAGGCTCACCCCCGTACCGAACGCCGCCCCCGCTGGTAG
- a CDS encoding ATP-binding cassette domain-containing protein, with the protein MSEIVLNAVLHLFALIASARGEEEHKACHASVEAYLRQQVRIGSVEQYLGLYDEFYDLSLALDEKARKQAAWGICDQLRGKLPRQEQFVALAAVLTITSGSGAEPGIATIDGIIAAALDIDRKDFDALRLLILHPEDYTALDERFLVLDDGHLHADVPARRLSMPGFRAQWTLTRIQETGTLILVPTGRGHLTINGQLAVQGKLHVLPPGFVLRDSTGTGIYASQIEAALTDQAVGSQLVFEGRGLDFRFPGSDNGLHTFNFTEGSGRLIGVMGGSGTGKSTLLSILSGTLPPDAGQILLNGRDLYAESDSLDGVIGLVPQDDLLFDDLTVRQNLTSSARLCLADLPRDELDQRVEQTLHNLGQLDIADLKVGSPLDKTISGGQRKRLNIALELIREPAVLFADEPTSGLSSADSFNVMSLLKQQALSGRLVIVVIHQPSSDIFKLFDGLWLLDKGGRPVFEGNPLEAVSYFRSAIHAAGGGEGFCPTCGNVNPEQIFNIIEMRRVDEGGHFTDERLVSPEDWHQRYLAHHKAQDQPETEPPPKDVPAGLRRPGLLGQFSIFFERNLLARLANRQYVTLNLLEAPFIALLLGLLCRRSSGESYIFHDNMNVAVFFFMSVVVSLFLGLSVSAEEIVRDRKILRREAFLNLSWASYVNAKTAYLAGLTAVQTLAFTLVAQAVLQVPDMTLATWAVLFSCGTCSCLLGLNVSSAMRSAVAVYILIPLLLIPQMLLGGSVISMDELVSRDSGDLHVPWYANVMPSRWGYEALIVGQYAENRWMQGQFEDDCAVRQADWELDYRVQELKTLADFLFLPDPPDDFAPRAERYLTVLVHEVMALEAETGLDSGLEMDVFSLAGFDQEASKQLRKFLKDVAKQIRTERSKSYDRISSLETQRLDELGENGLEQLRRDYTNRSVELAARNAMSLESIRISGHRLVQLTDLVCAPTHSAWGMAHFGAGTKKLWGRAVPTVVYNIWFLWLLTLLLYLSLYFHLPERLSKLGKR; encoded by the coding sequence ATGTCGGAAATCGTTCTCAATGCCGTGCTTCATCTGTTTGCACTCATTGCCAGCGCAAGGGGTGAAGAAGAACACAAGGCATGCCATGCCTCGGTCGAGGCTTATCTCCGCCAACAGGTGCGCATTGGCTCTGTAGAGCAGTACCTGGGCCTGTACGACGAGTTTTACGACCTGTCCCTGGCCCTGGATGAAAAAGCCCGTAAACAGGCTGCCTGGGGCATTTGTGACCAATTGAGGGGCAAGCTGCCGCGTCAGGAGCAGTTCGTGGCCCTGGCTGCGGTGCTGACCATCACCTCGGGCAGCGGAGCAGAGCCCGGCATCGCCACCATCGACGGCATCATCGCGGCAGCGTTGGATATCGACCGCAAGGACTTCGATGCCCTGCGCCTGCTCATTCTGCATCCCGAAGACTACACCGCGTTGGATGAGCGGTTCCTCGTGCTGGACGATGGGCATTTGCATGCCGACGTGCCAGCGCGGCGACTCTCCATGCCCGGGTTCAGGGCTCAGTGGACCCTGACCCGCATTCAGGAGACAGGAACGCTGATCCTGGTGCCCACAGGGCGCGGACACCTGACCATCAATGGTCAATTGGCCGTGCAGGGTAAACTGCACGTGTTGCCGCCCGGATTCGTGCTGCGCGACAGTACCGGAACCGGAATTTACGCCTCGCAGATCGAGGCCGCCTTGACCGATCAGGCCGTTGGCAGCCAGCTTGTCTTCGAGGGGCGTGGGCTGGATTTCCGCTTCCCTGGCAGTGACAACGGCCTGCATACATTCAACTTTACCGAAGGCTCGGGGCGACTGATCGGCGTTATGGGCGGTAGCGGTACGGGCAAATCCACGCTGCTTTCCATCCTTTCGGGCACACTGCCACCGGATGCCGGGCAGATACTGCTCAATGGGCGTGACCTGTATGCCGAGAGCGACTCTCTGGATGGGGTCATCGGGCTGGTGCCACAGGACGACCTGCTGTTTGATGATCTGACGGTGCGTCAGAACCTGACTTCCAGCGCAAGGCTCTGTCTGGCGGACCTGCCTCGCGACGAACTGGATCAGCGCGTGGAGCAGACGCTGCACAATCTTGGACAATTGGACATTGCCGATCTCAAGGTAGGCAGTCCACTGGACAAGACCATCAGCGGCGGGCAGCGCAAGCGTCTGAACATTGCTCTGGAGTTGATCCGCGAACCAGCTGTCCTTTTTGCGGACGAGCCCACCTCCGGGCTCAGTTCCGCCGACTCCTTCAACGTCATGAGTCTGCTCAAACAACAAGCTTTGTCCGGGCGCTTGGTGATCGTTGTCATTCACCAGCCATCTTCGGATATATTCAAGCTTTTTGATGGTTTGTGGCTACTGGACAAGGGTGGGCGGCCTGTGTTCGAGGGCAATCCCCTGGAAGCGGTGTCGTATTTTCGCTCGGCCATTCATGCGGCAGGCGGGGGAGAGGGCTTTTGCCCCACCTGTGGCAACGTCAACCCCGAGCAGATATTCAACATCATCGAGATGCGCCGGGTGGATGAGGGCGGACACTTCACGGACGAACGACTCGTTTCGCCTGAGGATTGGCACCAGCGCTATCTGGCACACCATAAGGCTCAGGACCAGCCCGAAACCGAACCACCGCCCAAAGACGTGCCCGCAGGACTGCGCAGACCCGGACTGTTGGGGCAGTTCTCCATCTTTTTCGAACGCAACCTGCTGGCGCGGCTGGCCAACCGGCAGTACGTGACCCTGAACCTGCTGGAAGCACCGTTCATCGCCTTGTTGCTGGGGTTGCTTTGCCGACGGTCATCCGGGGAGAGCTATATCTTCCACGACAACATGAACGTTGCGGTGTTTTTCTTCATGAGCGTGGTGGTGTCCCTGTTCCTGGGGTTGTCCGTCAGTGCCGAGGAGATCGTACGCGATCGCAAGATTCTACGACGCGAGGCCTTCCTGAACCTGTCGTGGGCGTCCTACGTCAATGCCAAGACCGCCTATCTAGCGGGGCTAACCGCCGTGCAGACACTGGCGTTTACCTTGGTGGCGCAGGCCGTTTTGCAGGTCCCGGACATGACGCTTGCGACATGGGCCGTGTTATTCTCGTGCGGCACCTGCTCTTGCCTGCTGGGGTTGAATGTGTCCTCGGCCATGCGCTCGGCCGTGGCCGTGTACATCCTGATTCCGCTGCTGCTTATCCCGCAGATGCTGCTGGGTGGATCAGTAATCTCCATGGACGAACTGGTCTCGCGCGATTCCGGCGATCTGCATGTGCCCTGGTACGCCAACGTCATGCCCTCGCGCTGGGGATATGAGGCCCTGATTGTGGGGCAATATGCCGAAAACCGCTGGATGCAGGGGCAATTCGAGGATGATTGCGCCGTGCGTCAGGCGGATTGGGAGCTGGATTATCGGGTGCAGGAGCTCAAAACTCTGGCGGATTTCCTGTTCCTGCCTGATCCGCCGGATGACTTTGCGCCGAGGGCAGAGCGCTATCTGACCGTGCTGGTCCACGAAGTCATGGCTCTGGAAGCGGAGACGGGGCTGGATTCAGGCCTGGAGATGGATGTGTTCAGCCTCGCAGGGTTTGACCAAGAGGCATCAAAGCAACTGCGAAAGTTCCTGAAGGATGTTGCCAAGCAGATCAGGACAGAGCGGAGCAAGTCCTATGACCGAATCTCCAGCCTGGAGACACAGCGCCTGGATGAATTGGGAGAGAATGGACTGGAGCAACTTCGCCGTGATTACACCAACCGATCTGTGGAATTGGCAGCGCGAAATGCCATGAGCCTGGAATCCATACGGATTTCCGGACATCGATTGGTGCAGTTGACGGACCTTGTGTGTGCGCCAACACATAGCGCATGGGGCATGGCCCACTTCGGAGCCGGGACCAAGAAACTGTGGGGAAGGGCAGTACCCACCGTGGTCTACAACATCTGGTTCCTGTGGCTATTGACTTTGCTTTTGTATCTGAGTTTGTACTTTCATCTGCCGGAGCGGTTGTCCAAGCTCGGTAAACGCTGA